From a single Georhizobium profundi genomic region:
- the dctP gene encoding TRAP transporter substrate-binding protein DctP, which yields MKTMHTKFAIMTTASMLALGAYAAHAQEQIRAISAFPQALAFSQSFQGFVDLVNEKGEGVVQITYAGGPEMFPPNQQVDAVRRGVIDMQYGPASYYLGTMPEADAWVGSTVTAAEARENGGFGIMQQAFREKLGVELLAHLDTGVEFHVYTIQEPRRTEDGGVDLSGLRIRSQPIYNAFFEEIGAIPVSVPVPDVYTGLERSTFDGSGWPIVGIKDLSWDRFLRYRIDPGVFQTDLAVVINPAKWEGLSDEAKAIIEEAAAEYEQTSYENFQQVISETDATVREEGMTVVELEDEQAAEFRRMAFESAWARMQAAGSEHYDALRSAYYPE from the coding sequence ATGAAAACAATGCACACCAAATTTGCCATCATGACCACCGCATCGATGCTTGCGCTCGGCGCTTACGCCGCTCATGCGCAAGAGCAGATCCGGGCGATTTCCGCTTTCCCGCAGGCTTTGGCTTTTTCCCAGAGCTTTCAGGGCTTCGTCGATCTGGTGAACGAGAAGGGCGAAGGCGTCGTCCAGATCACCTATGCCGGCGGTCCGGAAATGTTTCCGCCGAACCAGCAGGTCGACGCTGTTCGCCGCGGCGTGATCGACATGCAATACGGCCCGGCGTCCTACTATCTCGGCACCATGCCGGAAGCCGATGCCTGGGTGGGCTCGACCGTGACGGCTGCGGAAGCGCGCGAGAATGGCGGCTTCGGGATCATGCAGCAGGCTTTCCGTGAAAAGCTCGGCGTCGAGCTTCTGGCACATCTCGATACCGGCGTGGAGTTCCACGTCTATACGATCCAGGAGCCGCGGCGGACCGAGGATGGCGGCGTCGATCTTTCCGGCCTGCGCATTCGTTCCCAGCCAATTTATAACGCCTTCTTCGAAGAGATCGGCGCGATCCCGGTTTCCGTGCCGGTGCCGGATGTCTACACCGGCCTTGAACGCTCCACCTTCGATGGTTCGGGCTGGCCGATCGTCGGCATCAAGGATCTCTCCTGGGATCGCTTCCTGCGCTACCGTATCGATCCCGGCGTCTTCCAGACCGATCTCGCCGTCGTGATCAACCCGGCAAAGTGGGAAGGCCTCTCGGATGAGGCCAAGGCGATCATCGAGGAAGCGGCTGCCGAATACGAGCAGACGTCCTATGAGAACTTCCAGCAGGTGATTTCCGAAACGGATGCCACCGTGCGCGAGGAAGGCATGACCGTCGTCGAGCTTGAGGACGAGCAGGCGGCCGAGTTCCGCCGCATGGCGTTCGAAAGCGCCTGGGCGCGCATGCAGGCCGCCGGCAGCGAGCATTACGACGCGCTGCGTTCGGCTTACTATCCTGAGTGA
- a CDS encoding TRAP transporter small permease, with amino-acid sequence MMRFYDRLIVGLAVLGALSLAAITALIIVDVILRNTGFRPFQSTSAIVEYVMLFATMAAAPWLVRENGHVAIGSFVAKLPDGLRVAVGRLVLVVCILALALLTWRSAAVGMEMIATRSVDMRSINIPAWVLYAMLGGGFFLMAIEFLRILLRGETYSGAGGGH; translated from the coding sequence ATGATGAGATTCTATGACCGGCTGATCGTTGGCCTGGCGGTTCTCGGGGCTCTCAGCCTCGCCGCCATCACGGCGTTGATCATCGTCGACGTCATCCTGCGAAATACCGGCTTCAGGCCGTTCCAATCGACGAGCGCGATCGTCGAATATGTCATGCTGTTCGCCACCATGGCGGCAGCGCCCTGGCTGGTGCGCGAGAACGGGCATGTGGCGATCGGCTCCTTCGTCGCCAAGCTTCCGGATGGTTTGCGCGTGGCTGTGGGCCGCCTCGTTCTGGTGGTCTGCATCCTTGCGCTTGCTCTTCTCACCTGGCGATCGGCCGCCGTCGGCATGGAGATGATCGCCACACGATCGGTAGACATGCGCTCGATCAACATCCCGGCCTGGGTGCTCTACGCGATGCTGGGCGGAGGCTTCTTTTTAATGGCGATCGAGTTCCTGCGCATTCTGCTGCGCGGCGAAACCTATAGCGGCGCAGGCGGGGGACACTGA
- a CDS encoding TRAP transporter large permease: MPWYDATLIMIGGLLALMLIGMPVAIAFLVINIIGVLIFMGGIVGIDQLVANATTSITSFALVPVPLFLIMGELLFHTGLAFRVFDALDKCMGNIRGRLAYLTVGGGTIFATLSGSSMANAAMLGTTLMPDMIKRGYKKHIIMGPILATGGLAMIIPPSSLAVLLGSLGRIDVGSLLIAGLIPGLVLALLFALTIRLQIAIDPEAAPGYAAKRATGREIARALIVDVAPMGIVVFAVVGLILLGWATPTESAAFGALAVIVLAALYGKLSWEAVVKSMKGTLAVSVMMLMIIVGSTTFSQILAFSGASQGLIGFATGFDVSPYVLLTLMVLVLIVLGMFMDPLSIMMLTLPIFMPLSALAGFDAVWFGIIMLLVLELSLVTPPFGLLLFVMVGVAPKGTTIGEVARAALPYIGCTLFLVVLLVIWPQIALWLPSMIRY, translated from the coding sequence ATGCCTTGGTATGACGCCACGCTGATCATGATCGGCGGCCTGCTTGCGCTGATGCTCATCGGCATGCCGGTCGCAATCGCCTTTCTCGTCATCAACATCATCGGCGTCCTGATCTTCATGGGCGGGATCGTCGGCATCGATCAGCTGGTCGCAAACGCCACGACCTCGATCACGAGTTTCGCGCTCGTTCCGGTGCCGCTCTTTCTCATCATGGGCGAACTGCTGTTCCACACGGGGCTTGCGTTCCGCGTCTTCGACGCGCTTGACAAATGCATGGGCAACATCCGAGGCCGGCTCGCCTATCTGACCGTCGGCGGCGGCACGATCTTCGCGACCCTGTCCGGCTCCTCCATGGCCAACGCCGCCATGCTCGGCACCACGCTGATGCCGGACATGATCAAGCGGGGCTACAAGAAGCACATCATCATGGGGCCTATTCTCGCGACAGGCGGCCTCGCTATGATCATCCCGCCATCATCGCTCGCCGTTCTTCTCGGCTCGCTTGGGCGGATCGACGTGGGGTCATTGCTGATCGCTGGCCTGATACCGGGCCTCGTGCTGGCGCTCCTTTTCGCGCTGACGATCAGGCTGCAGATCGCCATCGATCCAGAGGCGGCACCCGGCTACGCAGCCAAGCGCGCCACGGGACGCGAGATCGCACGCGCGCTCATCGTCGATGTGGCACCGATGGGCATCGTCGTCTTCGCCGTCGTTGGTCTGATCCTGCTTGGCTGGGCAACACCGACGGAGTCTGCGGCATTCGGGGCGCTTGCCGTCATCGTTCTTGCCGCGCTCTACGGCAAGCTGAGCTGGGAAGCAGTCGTCAAGTCGATGAAGGGCACGCTCGCTGTTTCGGTGATGATGCTGATGATCATCGTCGGCTCTACGACGTTTTCGCAGATCCTCGCCTTCTCGGGCGCCTCGCAGGGGCTCATCGGCTTTGCCACCGGCTTCGACGTATCGCCCTATGTGCTGCTGACGCTGATGGTGCTGGTGCTGATCGTGCTCGGCATGTTCATGGATCCACTCTCGATCATGATGCTGACGCTTCCGATCTTCATGCCGCTTTCGGCGCTCGCCGGCTTCGATGCCGTTTGGTTCGGCATCATCATGCTGCTGGTGCTCGAACTTAGCCTCGTGACGCCGCCGTTTGGGCTTTTGCTGTTCGTCATGGTCGGGGTCGCACCCAAGGGCACCACGATCGGCGAGGTCGCCCGGGCGGCGCTGCCCTATATCGGATGCACGCTCTTTCTCGTCGTGCTTCTCGTCATTTGGCCGCAGATCGCCCTGTGGCTGCCCAGCATGATCAGGTACTGA
- a CDS encoding aspartate/glutamate racemase family protein, with protein MRIWYQSYVDYEHGAGYWDELRKHLDQIIDPGTEIDIKGITPHDSYAHAIVEFRCAREVICNAVRAEREGYDAFIIGHFQDAGLYEARSVVDIPVLGMGEASMLHACQLGQRSGIVTINRRYIPWFHHQIGKYGLKERVTGVHAMQFEPGQILDAFGSEEKLETVRALFEEQARPLVEEGVDVLIPGGGIPMLLFSQLHDHRVDGAPVINGIPIVVKLAEMAVKLKNLTGLGISRTSDYVKPPIEIIEEFMAHPKGL; from the coding sequence ATGCGCATCTGGTATCAAAGCTACGTCGACTACGAACATGGTGCGGGCTACTGGGACGAGCTGCGCAAGCATCTCGACCAGATCATCGATCCCGGCACCGAGATAGACATCAAGGGGATCACGCCGCATGATTCCTACGCCCATGCCATCGTCGAGTTTCGCTGCGCTCGAGAAGTGATCTGCAACGCGGTTCGTGCGGAGCGGGAAGGCTACGACGCCTTCATCATCGGGCACTTCCAGGATGCGGGTCTCTACGAGGCGCGCTCGGTGGTCGACATTCCGGTGCTCGGCATGGGCGAGGCATCGATGCTGCATGCCTGCCAGCTCGGCCAGCGTTCCGGCATCGTGACGATCAACAGGCGCTACATCCCCTGGTTTCACCACCAGATCGGCAAGTACGGCCTGAAGGAGCGGGTGACCGGCGTGCATGCAATGCAGTTCGAACCCGGCCAGATCCTGGATGCCTTCGGCTCGGAAGAAAAGCTCGAGACTGTCAGGGCCTTGTTCGAGGAGCAGGCACGACCGCTGGTCGAGGAGGGCGTCGATGTGCTGATCCCCGGTGGCGGCATCCCCATGCTTCTGTTCTCCCAGCTCCATGACCACCGTGTCGACGGCGCCCCGGTGATCAACGGCATCCCGATCGTCGTCAAGCTGGCGGAAATGGCCGTAAAGCTGAAAAACCTGACCGGCCTCGGCATCAGCCGCACCTCGGACTACGTGAAGCCACCTATCGAGATCATCGAGGAATTCATGGCCCACCCGAAGGGGTTATAG
- a CDS encoding MgtC/SapB family protein has protein sequence MDMLIARLGLSLAIGLLVGLERGWRERSEPEGSRTAGIRTFGVVGLLGGVLAALSDASGSAAIFIAGFLGFAVIFGWFKFAEAQHDGSFSVTGTIAALCVFALGGLAVSGDYRAAAAGGAALAAVLASRDALHGMLRRLSWIELRSAIVLAVMTVIILPLLPNRTLDPWGGFNPWQIWFFTVLTASISFAGYIATRLLGSARGLLVSGLAGAIVSSTAVTVAFARSATASEHRRAYAGAATLAAMISICRVIVIVAIVAPLVLGSMVLPALAAAIAFGLAGGLMLFRAGAHDTASEPTNPFELTTLLLFAIAFAVVATASAALSSRFGDTGLVATSALSGTFDVDVAVLSALRLAAQNIGLETIGSAVLAALAANAMGRLALAIAAGPRAFWVPLLMTNLIAAAAGTAVWLMA, from the coding sequence ATGGACATGCTCATCGCCCGCCTCGGTCTGTCACTCGCCATCGGCCTCCTGGTCGGGCTCGAGCGGGGCTGGCGCGAACGCAGCGAGCCCGAAGGCAGCCGCACGGCGGGAATACGCACATTTGGCGTAGTCGGGCTGCTCGGCGGTGTCCTCGCAGCCCTGTCCGATGCTTCTGGAAGCGCTGCGATTTTCATTGCGGGTTTTCTCGGCTTCGCTGTGATCTTCGGCTGGTTCAAGTTCGCCGAAGCGCAGCATGACGGCAGCTTCAGCGTCACAGGCACAATTGCCGCGCTCTGCGTCTTTGCCCTGGGTGGCCTTGCCGTTTCCGGCGACTACCGTGCAGCGGCCGCAGGCGGGGCAGCACTCGCCGCAGTTCTTGCCAGCCGTGATGCACTGCACGGCATGCTGCGCCGGCTGTCCTGGATTGAATTGCGCTCCGCCATCGTCCTGGCGGTCATGACGGTCATCATCCTGCCGCTTCTGCCAAACCGCACGCTCGATCCCTGGGGCGGCTTCAACCCCTGGCAGATCTGGTTCTTCACGGTGCTCACGGCGTCGATCTCCTTTGCCGGATACATCGCCACGCGCCTTCTTGGGTCCGCGCGCGGCCTGCTCGTGAGCGGGCTTGCCGGCGCGATCGTGTCGTCGACAGCGGTGACGGTCGCCTTCGCGCGGTCGGCAACAGCCAGCGAGCATCGTCGCGCCTATGCAGGGGCTGCGACCCTCGCCGCGATGATCTCCATCTGTCGGGTCATCGTCATCGTCGCCATCGTCGCGCCGCTCGTTCTCGGCTCGATGGTTCTGCCGGCGTTGGCCGCTGCCATCGCTTTCGGCCTGGCGGGAGGGCTCATGCTCTTCAGGGCTGGCGCACACGACACGGCATCCGAGCCGACCAACCCGTTTGAATTGACCACGCTTCTCCTCTTTGCCATCGCCTTCGCCGTGGTGGCGACGGCAAGTGCCGCCCTTTCGAGCCGGTTCGGCGACACGGGGCTCGTGGCAACGTCCGCGCTGTCGGGCACTTTCGATGTAGACGTCGCGGTACTGAGCGCGCTGCGGCTCGCGGCCCAGAACATCGGCCTCGAAACAATCGGCAGCGCGGTGCTCGCCGCACTCGCCGCCAATGCCATGGGCCGCCTCGCCCTCGCCATCGCCGCAGGACCCCGCGCATTCTGGGTTCCGCTGCTCATGACAAACCTGATCGCCGCCGCTGCCGGAACAGCCGTATGGCTTATGGCGTGA
- a CDS encoding (2Fe-2S)-binding protein encodes MEHEHRRWNLSEDARLRSQVRHSRGCEPQSTRTPMHSTQLTINGRRETVNADIRTTLLDALRENLNLTGTKKGCDQGQCGACTVIVNGRRINSCLSLVASHEGDDVVTVEGLADGEALSPLQRAFVTHDAFQCGYCTPGQLCSATALLKEIEAGEPSVVSNGEIILSEEEIRERMSGNLCRCGAYNNIVDAIVEAAAQGGEAAR; translated from the coding sequence ATGGAACATGAGCACCGTCGCTGGAACCTCAGCGAAGATGCTCGGTTAAGGTCTCAGGTCCGCCATTCGCGCGGATGCGAGCCTCAATCGACAAGGACTCCCATGCACTCGACCCAGCTCACGATCAACGGGCGCCGCGAGACCGTGAATGCGGATATTCGCACCACGCTTCTCGACGCGCTTCGCGAGAACCTCAACCTGACCGGGACAAAGAAGGGGTGCGACCAGGGCCAGTGCGGCGCTTGCACCGTCATCGTCAATGGCCGGCGCATCAATTCCTGCCTGTCGCTCGTAGCCAGTCATGAAGGCGACGACGTCGTTACGGTGGAGGGGCTTGCAGACGGTGAGGCGCTGTCGCCTCTGCAGCGCGCGTTTGTCACCCATGACGCTTTCCAATGCGGCTACTGCACGCCGGGACAGCTCTGTTCGGCGACGGCACTCCTGAAGGAGATCGAGGCCGGCGAGCCGAGCGTCGTCAGCAACGGCGAAATCATCTTGAGCGAAGAGGAAATCCGCGAGCGAATGAGCGGCAATCTTTGCCGCTGCGGCGCGTATAACAACATCGTGGACGCCATCGTCGAAGCGGCTGCGCAAGGCGGGGAGGCTGCCCGATGA
- a CDS encoding FAD binding domain-containing protein yields the protein MTPFSFERAEKASASAGVRYLGGGTNLIDLMKLEIERPERLVDVSRLPGDIRESDGAILIGASVTNAALSADPLIRERYAMLSTALLSGATQQLRNKATTGGNFLQRTRCHYFYDTARACNKREPGSGCDALDGHNRFHAILGASEHCIAVHPSDMAVAMAALDAEVRTITADGEGRTIPATDLLRLPGDAPERDHVLDDGELIVEVRLPANPPARQLYRKVRDRASYAFAVVSIAVALDVEDNVMKNVRIALGGVAHKPWRADKAERALEGAFVDASVFAQAADAELQDAVGRGDNDFKIPLVRRLIITALRDVTDLSKEHSA from the coding sequence ATGACCCCGTTTTCCTTCGAACGTGCCGAAAAGGCGTCCGCCTCGGCCGGTGTCCGTTATCTCGGTGGCGGCACAAATCTCATCGACCTGATGAAACTTGAGATCGAGCGGCCCGAGCGCCTCGTCGATGTGTCGCGCCTGCCCGGTGACATCCGGGAAAGCGATGGTGCGATCCTCATCGGCGCGAGCGTCACCAATGCGGCTCTTTCGGCGGATCCGCTGATCCGTGAGCGCTATGCGATGCTTTCGACCGCACTTCTGTCGGGCGCGACACAGCAGCTGCGCAACAAGGCCACGACCGGCGGCAATTTCCTGCAGCGGACACGGTGCCACTATTTCTATGACACCGCGCGTGCCTGCAACAAGCGCGAGCCCGGCAGCGGCTGCGATGCGCTTGACGGCCACAACCGCTTCCACGCTATCCTCGGCGCGAGCGAGCACTGCATTGCCGTGCATCCGTCCGACATGGCAGTGGCCATGGCGGCGCTCGATGCCGAGGTGCGCACGATCACGGCGGACGGCGAGGGGCGGACGATACCGGCCACCGATCTGCTGCGGCTTCCGGGCGATGCGCCCGAACGCGACCATGTGCTGGATGACGGTGAACTGATCGTGGAAGTGCGGTTGCCCGCCAACCCGCCCGCCCGCCAGCTCTATCGCAAGGTGAGGGACCGCGCGTCTTACGCCTTCGCCGTCGTCTCGATCGCCGTTGCCCTGGATGTGGAGGACAATGTGATGAAGAACGTGCGCATCGCGCTTGGCGGCGTCGCGCACAAGCCGTGGCGTGCGGACAAAGCCGAACGCGCGCTGGAAGGTGCTTTTGTCGATGCCAGCGTCTTCGCACAGGCTGCAGATGCCGAACTTCAGGATGCCGTCGGGCGCGGCGACAATGATTTCAAGATTCCTCTCGTGCGCCGCCTCATTATTACAGCACTGCGCGATGTCACGGACCTGTCTAAGGAGCACTCGGCATGA
- a CDS encoding xanthine dehydrogenase family protein molybdopterin-binding subunit, whose translation MNDQPTTKWIGQPLDRVDGPAKVTGAATYSADYRGDQQAAIGFIVEATIGSGKVSQIETAEAEAADGVHLVMTHQNAPEQAPFGDNADAGRFGMSHAVLQNDEVRYYGAPVAFIVADTLEQARHAAGLIKVTYQADDSVFDAFEHEDDAFAPDSLDGAEEADVDKGDFDAVFAESAETLDATFHTAAQHAAAMEPHATVAEWDGDKLTVHIAVQILSSARKAFANTLKIDPANVRIVTPFVGGGFGSKLGVHSEGVLAALAARKLQRPVRIAQTRRHVFSNGPHRTNHRQRIRLGASADGKLLSVAHETLGAMSRDYPFAEAAASPTMASYAAEAMKIRHRVVAANIPHVDSMRAPGEAIGTLTYESAIDELAVQCGIDPLEFRLQNEPEQEPASGKEFSTRTLARCLREGAELFGWEKGPVKPGALREGPLLIGRGLAAAIRPNMMQPADAAAELDRDGRLTVELDMTDIGTGTYTILTQIAAETLGLDPNAIAVRLGDTDYPKTCGSGGSFGAGSTGTAVSKACALIRDTIIERAARLDSDWAGVNSGDLRIENGNAVVAGRSLALGAILDAIGGDSFKGKGQVEPGKAHEDLAQYSYGGVFAEVSVNADTGEIRVRRLSGAFDAGRILNEKTARSQLMGGMIFGLGAALMEESLMDMRFGSFMNRDLAEYHIAVNRDVPRLEVKMLDTFDQNSNPLGSKGIGELGICGTGPAIANAVYAATGYRTRKFPIHLEDLLDHLPAL comes from the coding sequence ATGAACGATCAACCGACCACCAAATGGATCGGACAGCCGCTCGATCGCGTCGACGGCCCGGCAAAAGTGACAGGTGCGGCGACCTATTCGGCCGACTATCGCGGCGATCAGCAGGCTGCGATCGGCTTCATCGTCGAGGCGACGATTGGCAGCGGCAAGGTTTCGCAGATCGAGACCGCGGAGGCAGAAGCGGCCGACGGGGTGCACCTGGTGATGACGCACCAGAACGCGCCGGAGCAGGCTCCCTTCGGCGACAATGCGGATGCCGGCCGGTTCGGCATGTCGCATGCCGTCCTTCAGAATGACGAGGTACGCTATTACGGAGCACCCGTCGCCTTCATCGTCGCCGACACGCTCGAACAGGCGCGCCACGCGGCAGGGCTGATCAAGGTCACGTATCAGGCCGATGACAGCGTCTTCGACGCATTCGAGCATGAAGACGATGCTTTTGCGCCCGACAGCCTCGATGGTGCCGAGGAAGCTGACGTCGACAAGGGCGATTTCGATGCCGTCTTCGCCGAAAGTGCCGAGACGCTCGACGCCACTTTCCACACCGCCGCGCAGCATGCCGCGGCGATGGAGCCCCATGCGACCGTGGCGGAATGGGACGGCGACAAGCTGACCGTCCACATCGCGGTGCAGATCCTGTCGTCGGCGCGCAAGGCGTTCGCCAACACGCTCAAGATCGATCCGGCCAATGTGCGCATCGTCACGCCTTTCGTCGGTGGTGGCTTCGGCTCCAAACTCGGCGTGCATAGCGAAGGCGTGCTGGCCGCACTTGCAGCCCGCAAGCTTCAGCGGCCGGTGCGGATCGCGCAGACGCGCCGCCATGTGTTCTCGAACGGCCCGCACCGCACCAACCATCGCCAGCGCATTCGTCTGGGTGCATCGGCCGATGGCAAACTGTTGAGCGTCGCCCATGAAACCCTCGGTGCCATGTCGCGGGATTACCCGTTCGCCGAGGCGGCCGCTTCACCCACCATGGCAAGCTACGCTGCCGAGGCGATGAAAATCCGGCACCGCGTGGTTGCGGCGAACATTCCTCATGTGGACTCCATGCGCGCGCCGGGCGAGGCGATCGGTACGCTCACCTATGAAAGCGCCATCGATGAGCTGGCCGTTCAGTGCGGGATCGACCCGCTCGAGTTTCGCCTCCAGAACGAGCCTGAGCAGGAGCCCGCATCCGGCAAGGAGTTTTCCACCCGTACGCTCGCGCGCTGCCTGCGTGAAGGTGCCGAGCTGTTCGGTTGGGAGAAGGGACCAGTGAAACCTGGTGCCTTGCGCGAAGGACCGCTTCTCATCGGGCGTGGACTTGCCGCAGCGATCCGGCCGAACATGATGCAGCCGGCGGATGCTGCAGCGGAACTCGATCGGGATGGGCGCCTCACTGTCGAACTCGACATGACGGATATCGGCACCGGTACCTACACCATCCTGACGCAGATCGCTGCCGAAACGCTTGGTCTGGATCCAAACGCGATCGCGGTACGGTTGGGCGATACCGACTACCCCAAGACATGCGGGTCAGGCGGCTCGTTCGGTGCCGGTAGCACGGGCACGGCGGTCTCCAAGGCGTGCGCATTGATCCGCGACACCATCATCGAACGCGCGGCGCGGCTCGACAGCGATTGGGCCGGCGTCAATTCAGGCGATCTGCGGATCGAAAACGGCAATGCCGTCGTTGCCGGACGCAGCCTTGCGCTTGGAGCCATACTGGATGCCATCGGCGGCGATAGCTTCAAGGGCAAAGGGCAAGTCGAGCCCGGCAAGGCGCATGAAGACCTCGCGCAATATTCCTATGGCGGCGTGTTCGCGGAGGTGTCCGTCAACGCCGATACCGGCGAAATCCGGGTTCGGCGGTTGTCTGGCGCATTCGATGCGGGCCGCATTCTGAACGAGAAGACCGCGCGCTCGCAGTTGATGGGCGGCATGATCTTCGGGCTCGGCGCTGCCCTGATGGAAGAAAGCCTGATGGACATGCGGTTCGGATCGTTCATGAACCGCGACCTTGCCGAGTACCACATCGCCGTCAACCGTGACGTTCCGCGGCTTGAGGTGAAGATGCTCGACACGTTCGACCAGAACTCCAACCCGCTCGGCAGCAAGGGCATCGGCGAACTGGGCATTTGCGGAACGGGGCCGGCGATTGCCAATGCCGTCTATGCGGCGACTGGCTATCGCACCCGGAAATTCCCGATCCATCTGGAGGATTTGCTCGACCATCTTCCGGCCCTCTAG
- a CDS encoding TRAP transporter large permease — translation MDWALTLSLMLGALILLLATGLPVAFAFIAVNVVGAYFILGGENGLIQMARNAFQSVANYSLAPIPLFILMGEILFQSRVAHRAIDAVERLVTRIPGRLAVVTVFGGTIFAALSGSTIANTAMLGSTLMPSMLKKGYHPTLAMGPIMASGAIAMLIPPSALAVLLGSLAGISISQILVAGIIPALILSAAFVVLIVMSALMRPDLAPSEELPQMTMWERWRPFCVYVLPLSGIFATVIGSLIVGIASPTDAAALGCLAAVVASLAYRSLTWANLVEALMETVKLTVMIMFIIAASQTFSQILSFSGATSGLIGLINGWELTSIQVLIGMILLLLFLGCFIDQVSMLMITIPIFIPLANSVGIDLLVLGVIYLLTMEIALLTPPFGLLLFVMQGVVPSSITMKHIYAAVTPFVMIKLVVLALIVAVPELGTWLPGLLAR, via the coding sequence ATGGATTGGGCGCTCACTTTATCGCTGATGCTCGGCGCGCTTATTCTGCTGCTCGCCACGGGCCTGCCGGTCGCGTTTGCTTTCATCGCCGTCAACGTCGTCGGCGCCTATTTCATCCTGGGCGGCGAAAACGGCCTGATCCAGATGGCGCGAAACGCCTTCCAGTCGGTCGCGAACTATTCCCTCGCACCGATCCCGCTCTTCATCCTGATGGGAGAAATCTTGTTCCAGTCGCGCGTTGCGCACCGGGCGATCGATGCGGTGGAGCGGCTCGTCACGCGCATTCCCGGACGTCTTGCAGTCGTCACCGTATTCGGCGGCACGATCTTCGCCGCCCTCTCTGGCTCGACCATCGCCAATACGGCCATGCTCGGCTCGACGCTGATGCCGAGCATGCTGAAGAAGGGTTACCATCCGACGCTGGCGATGGGCCCGATCATGGCATCCGGTGCCATTGCGATGCTGATCCCGCCCTCTGCCTTGGCAGTTCTACTGGGCAGCCTTGCCGGCATTTCGATTTCGCAGATCCTCGTTGCCGGGATCATTCCCGCGCTCATCTTGTCGGCGGCGTTCGTCGTCTTGATCGTGATGTCGGCCTTGATGCGACCCGATCTGGCACCGTCCGAAGAGCTGCCGCAGATGACGATGTGGGAGCGTTGGCGGCCGTTTTGCGTCTACGTTCTGCCGCTGTCGGGCATCTTCGCAACGGTCATAGGTAGCCTTATCGTCGGCATCGCATCCCCGACCGACGCTGCCGCGCTCGGATGCCTTGCCGCCGTGGTCGCGAGCCTTGCCTACCGATCCTTGACCTGGGCAAACCTCGTCGAAGCCTTGATGGAGACCGTCAAGCTCACCGTGATGATCATGTTCATCATCGCGGCCAGCCAGACCTTCAGCCAGATCCTGTCGTTCAGTGGGGCGACCAGCGGCCTCATCGGCCTGATCAATGGTTGGGAACTGACGTCGATACAGGTCCTGATCGGGATGATCCTGCTCCTGCTCTTCCTCGGCTGCTTCATCGATCAGGTGAGCATGTTGATGATCACGATCCCGATCTTCATCCCACTCGCCAACTCGGTCGGGATCGATCTGCTCGTGCTGGGCGTCATCTATCTCCTGACGATGGAGATCGCGCTTCTGACACCGCCCTTTGGCCTTTTGCTCTTCGTCATGCAGGGCGTCGTCCCTTCATCGATCACGATGAAGCACATCTATGCCGCAGTGACGCCCTTCGTCATGATAAAGCTGGTCGTGCTGGCATTGATCGTCGCCGTTCCGGAACTCGGCACCTGGCTGCCCGGTCTTCTGGCGCGCTAG
- a CDS encoding TRAP transporter small permease, translating to MRTLARLQDATIHAFAVLAGIVFVLITLVLVLNVGLRFFAGKNVYGMIDAIEMGLMAATFLGAPWVLRKNAHVSVDIVLSGLSPARRLLVDRLTSLLGALLSALFTWATLSALMIALSRGSMMRGVLVIPEWVPLLAPFIGGLLLTLEFLRRAAVGPETEAHQAGL from the coding sequence ATGCGCACGCTTGCCCGCCTGCAGGACGCGACGATCCACGCTTTCGCCGTGTTGGCGGGGATCGTCTTCGTCCTGATCACGCTCGTCCTCGTCCTCAATGTTGGCCTGCGCTTTTTCGCGGGCAAGAACGTCTACGGCATGATCGATGCGATCGAGATGGGCTTGATGGCCGCAACCTTTCTCGGCGCGCCGTGGGTCCTTCGCAAGAATGCCCACGTCTCCGTCGACATTGTATTGTCCGGCCTTTCCCCAGCGCGGCGACTGCTCGTCGATCGGCTGACATCGCTTCTCGGCGCCCTTTTGTCTGCGCTGTTCACTTGGGCGACGTTGAGCGCCTTGATGATTGCGCTGTCACGCGGGTCGATGATGCGCGGCGTCCTCGTCATCCCGGAATGGGTTCCGCTTCTCGCGCCCTTCATCGGCGGACTTCTCCTGACGCTGGAATTTCTGAGACGCGCCGCGGTCGGCCCCGAAACCGAAGCGCATCAGGCAGGGCTCTGA